Proteins encoded in a region of the Diospyros lotus cultivar Yz01 chromosome 9, ASM1463336v1, whole genome shotgun sequence genome:
- the LOC127809903 gene encoding probable dolichyl pyrophosphate Man9GlcNAc2 alpha-1,3-glucosyltransferase: MEKRKGVKTFKDEEEDEDNIWWWLVGRGFVASFICIGIFAVLVRVAVSLHPYSGAGKPPKYGDFEAQRHWMEITLSLPSSEWYCNSTTNDLSYWGLDYPPLTAYQSYIHGLFLRKFHPESVSLYTSRGHESYLGKLLMRWTVLSSDVLMFFPAVLYFIFVYYSGSRGAHKNDVAWHIAMILLNPCLILIDHGHFQYNCISLGLALGAVAAVLSDKDLLASVLFSLALNHKQMSAYFAPAFFSYLLGKCLRRQNPLLEVLKLGLVVLGTFALVWWPYLQSMDAFFKVLSRLAPFERGIYEDYVANFWCTSSVVIKWKRLFTVPSLKLLSLTATLSASLPSMVQQIWAPSKRGFLFALLNSSMSFYLFSYQVHEKSILLPLLPASILAMDEPFLFKWMMHFALLSMFPLLCRDELILPYISLCVLFFLLYHAPCGRRDTRQAQSPAILKSFIIAFLVLCSLILHIVYLALRPPKKYPFLFEAIIMLLCFSQFVLLAGYTNIKQWKLSGSKLENKEKKYM; encoded by the exons ATGGAGAAGAGGAAGGGAGTAAAAACATtcaaagatgaagaagaagacgaggacAACATTTGGTGGTGGTTAGTTGGGAGGGGTTTTGTGGCCTCATTTATTTGTATTGGCATTTTTGCAGTTTTGGTTAGAGTTGCAGTATCTCTCCATCCATACTCTGGTGCTGGTAAGCCACCAAAGTATGGGGACTTTGAAGCGCAGAGGCATTGGATGGAGATCACCCTCAGTCTTCCATCTAGCGAATGGTACTGCAATAGCACTACCAATGATCTGAGCTACTGGGGACTGGACTACCCACCCCTTACTGCCTACCAGAGTTACATTCATGGCCTTTTCCTTAGAAAGTTCCATCCTGAATCTGTTTCACTTTACACTTCCCGTGGCCATGAGTCTTATCTTGG AAAGTTGCTGATGAGGTGGACAGTGTTGTCCTCTGATGTGCTGATGTTCTTTCCTGCagttctctattttatttttgtgtattatTCTGGTAGTCGTGGGGCACATAAAAATGATGTGGCTTGGCACATTGCAATGATTTTGCTTAATCCATGTCTGATACTGATTGACCATGGTCATTTTCAG TACAATTGTATTAGCTTAGGCCTAGCTCTTGGAGCTGTTGCAGCCGTCCTCTCTGACAAAGACCTCTTGGCTTCTGTCCTGTTTAGTCTTGCTCTCAATCACAAACAG ATGAGTGCCTATTTTGCACCTGCATTTTTCAGCTATCTTTTAGGTAAATGCCTAAGGCGTCAGAATCCACTTCTTGAGGTGTTAAAACTGGGCCTGGTGGTCTTAGGAACTTTTGCTCTTGTTTGGTGGCCATATCTGCAGTCAATGGACGCTTTTTTCAAG GTTCTCTCCCGTCTGGCTCCCTTTGAAAGGGGTATATACGAGGACTATGTGGCTAACTTCTGGTGCACCTCTTCAGTAGTTATAAAATGGAAAAGATTATTCACAGTTCCATCTCTGAAGCTTCTCAGTTTAACTGCAACTTTGTCTGCCTCTCTGCCATCTATGGTTCAACAGATATGGGCTCCAAGCAAGCGAGGTTTTCTGTTCGCCCTGCTGAATAGTTCGATGTCATTCTACTTGTTCTCATATCAAG TACATGAGAAGTCCATTCTGCTGCCACTTCTGCCTGCGAGTATTTTGGCCATGGATGAGCCTTTTCTTTTCAAGTGGATGATGCATTTTGCGTTGCTTTCCATGTTCCCGTTGCTCTGTCGTGACGAATTGATTCTGCCCTATATTTCTCTGTGcgttctcttcttccttctttacCATGCACCCTGTGGAAGGCGAGATACCAGACAGGCACAGTCTCCTGCCATTTTGAAATCATTCATAATTGCCTTTCTTGTTTTGTGCTCCCTTATTCTTCATATTGTATACTTGGCCTTGCGTCCCCCTAAGAAGTATCCTTTCCTTTTTGAAGCCATTATTATGCTTCTTTGTTTTTCTCAATTTGTGCTCCTTGCTGGTTACACCAACATAAAGCAATGGAAATTGTCAGGCTCAAAActggaaaacaaagaaaaaaagtataTGTGA
- the LOC127810294 gene encoding probable carboxylesterase 17, with translation MAAISNDPRVSFQTGKTHKQNAVVLEEVEGIIRVYKDGYVERFPVVPSVSCAVASELGVVAKDAVIDKFTNLWARIYAPIRHGKPLPVVVYFHGGGFCVGSAAWGCYHDFLANLASKAGCVVISVNYRLAPENRLPASYDDGRNAVLWVRQQALEGSREQQWWLGRCHFSSLYLAGDSAGANIAHNVATRLSSDIGTVFLSPLFLKGTILIQPFFGGEARTRSEKLSQQPANSVLSLAASDAYWRLSLPAGAGRDHPWSNPLSKGAASCGVKSMMVCIAEMDILKDRNLEFCAAMAAEGKRVEKVVYRGVGHAFQILHNVQLSQARTQELMSHLKAFINQ, from the coding sequence ATGGCGGCCATTTCCAATGATCCTAGAGTGAGCTTCCAAACGGGGAAAACCCATAAACAGAATGCAGTTGTGTTAGAAGAGGTTGAAGGGATCATCAGAGTTTACAAAGATGGATACGTCGAGAGGTTTCCGGTTGTTCCCAGTGTCTCCTGTGCAGTGGCGTCTGAACTCGGCGTGGTGGCCAAAGACGCGGTGATCGATAAATTCACCAACTTATGGGCCAGAATTTATGCTCCAATCCGCCATGGGAAGCCGCTGCCGGTGGTGGTTTACTTCCACGGTGGCGGATTCTGCGTTGGCTCGGCTGCTTGGGGGTGTTACCATGACTTTCTGGCGAACCTTGCTTCCAAAGCAGGCTGCGTCGTCATCTCGGTGAACTACCGGTTGGCGCCGGAAAACCGCCTTCCGGCCTCCTATGACGACGGCCGTAATGCCGTCTTGTGGGTGAGACAGCAGGCTCTAGAGGGGTCCCGCGAGCAGCAGTGGTGGCTCGGCCGCTGCCATTTCTCAAGCCTGTACCTGGCCGGCGACAGCGCCGGCGCAAACATAGCCCACAATGTCGCAACCCGACTCAGCTCCGACATCGGAACCGTCTTTCTGAGCCCTTTGTTCCTGAAGGGCACCATTCTGATCCAGCCTTTCTTCGGAGGAGAAGCCCGGACCCGGTCGGAGAAGCTCAGCCAGCAGCCGGCGAATTCTGTGCTAAGCCTGGCGGCTTCCGACGCCTACTGGCGGCTGTCGCTGCCGGCGGGGGCTGGCCGGGACCACCCTTGGAGCAACCCTCTGTCGAAAGGCGCGGCCAGTTGTGGAGTCAAGTCCATGATGGTGTGCATTGCGGAGATGGACATATTGAAAGATAGGAACTTGGAGTTCTgtgcggccatggctgcggaAGGGAAGAGGGTGGAGAAGGTGGTTTACAGAGGAGTCGGCCATGCATTTCAGATTCTCCATAACGTTCAGCTCTCGCAAGCAAGAACACAGGAACTGATGTCCCATCTCAAGGCTTTCATCAACCAATag